The Ascaphus truei isolate aAscTru1 chromosome 3, aAscTru1.hap1, whole genome shotgun sequence genome includes a region encoding these proteins:
- the LOC142491047 gene encoding uncharacterized protein LOC142491047: protein MWDTIVIGVNACGNSVRDKYHCRKRFDDIRSKLKKKIQDQRVHATGTGGGPTPQRLILTPLEELLRPKLLTVVVEGLAGDRDIGIYPSQFPAVAPGGHVSPEMEQVSSPGSASSTLLEEHHGDEDDEYDEDDATEETEIQSCDHEEVPIETVVPPNRPSTSTYDAIVASEGKIVDAENRRHSDMMTVLERMIGLQEETVSQLAHLHRVFIEVPKQLQKINTSFEALVVQQTQANYWRMTNVPQFNTSQPGSVHAGQFSPHSSDIHSPGPNVTGQVADIAVQVPDDILPLPSVQIQQQTPTKEATKTKQDTHETDQPSLVQCLPTCSHVSLGTSPVREQSLPKSPVGESLPKSPVGESLPKSPVGESLPKSPVGESLPKSPVGESLPKSPVGESLPKSPVGESLATSPVGESLATSPVGEQSLATSPAREVPEATQSGSVVPKVGGKRKRKIQETTSRPVTRSQKEQKK, encoded by the exons atgtgggacacaatagtcattggtgtcaatgcctgtgggaatagtgtcagggacaagtatcattgtcggaaaagatttgatgatattaggtccaaattgaaaaagaaaatacaagaccaacgcgtgcatgctactggcactggaggtgggcccacaccacaacgtctcatattgactccattggaggagctgcttcggccaaaattacttaccgtcgtcgtggaaggcttggctggtgaccgtgacattggaatttatccgtcacaatttccagcag ttgcccctggaggacatgtgtcacctgagatggaacaagtgtcttcacctgggtcagccagctcaacactactagaag aacatcatggtgatgaggatgatgagtatgatgaggatgacgccacagaagagactgaaatacaatcatgtgaccatgaagaggtgccaatagaaactgttgtaccgccaaatcgtccatcaacttccacatacgatgcaattgtagcttcagagggaaaaatagtggacgcagaaaatcgtcgccattcagacatgatgacagtgctggaaaggatgattggactgcaggaagaaacagtatcacaattggcacatctccacagagtcttcattgaagtgcctaaacagttgcaaaaaatcaacacctcattcgaagcattagttgttcagcaaacacaagctaattactggagaatgactaatgtaccacaattcaacacctcccagccaggatctgttcatgcaggtcagttttcaccacattcatctgatattcattcaccaggcccaaatgttaccggtcaagtagcagacattgctgtgcaggttcctgatgacatcctaccgctgccatctgtacaaattcagcagcagacacctacaaaggaggcgacaaaaacaaaacaagacacacatgaaacagaccaaccatcacttgtgcagtgtctaccaacttgctcacatgtgtcactgggcacaagccctgtccgtgaacagtcactacccaaaagccctgtaggtgagtcgctgcccaaaagccctgtaggtgaatcgctgcccaaaagccctgtaggtgagtcgctgcccaaaagccctgtaggtgaatcgctgcccaaaagccctgtaggtgaatcgctgcccaaaagccctgtaggtgaatcactgcccaaaagccctgtaggtgagtcactggccacaagccctgtaggtgagtcactggccacaagccccgtaggtgaacagtcactggccacaagccctgcccgtgaagtgccagaggccactcaaagtggctctgttgtgcctaaagttggtggcaaaagaaaaaggaaaattcaagagacaacaagcaggcctgttactcgctcgcaaaaggaacaaaaaaaataa